The genome window gtttaacgtcgttttcaaacgttcaaggttatatcgcgacggacagtGTAGAGTAAAGATAttaccacaaaaaaaaagatagttgtACAGAAGTCGATTTGAGTGACTTTATCCGATGCAATTACAATAAAATAAAGCATTTTATATTAGTAGTTGAAATGAATTGTCTTAAAGGCCCATGCCGCCTCGTGGAAAAAGTAGGCCTCACGGTCTCAGATGTAGTCAGACTTTTacaggggataagaccatccctccacttggtcacataccaaaagtgAACAACATGGAGCTCTCTGTGGACGGTGGTATCTTTTTAGGAATTAATGTTGATTTTGTAAAAGGCACCCATGCCTTTTTTGGCAATAAATTCATGAACAAATTGCAACTTCCCACAGTAAGCAGTCAGGGttttgatttttggtatttGATCAAGTGGAGGACTcgttgtatcccatgtaaaagcctggccagatctgagactgtTTTAACGATGCGGAGTGGGGCTTTCCAGGCACATTCCTCACGAAAGCGACCTTGCTCATCACCACCACGGATCTTTCTAGGATTTGACacgaaaaaaaaagagcattcaTCAGATTACAGACATGCCTCAATGCAGCTGCCAAGCTCTTTTCTGTGTAGAGCtcgtagttttttttttacacccccggtataggggtataggtttcgctcgatgtgtttgtttgggtgtttgtttgtgtgtttgtgttcgcatatagatctcaagaatgaacggaccgatcgtcaccaaacttggtgaacaggttctatacattcctgagacggtccttacaaaatttgggaccagtcaaacacacggttagggagttattggtggattaaaattatacaaggacttatacagggacatcttcatggtcaaagggaaataaccattctcactcagtcactgccaccaactgagaaggttatttccctttgacgggggtgtttttcctacctcataggaatttcttgatttttttttttttttacatccctACAACCGATATGGctgtccggtgtaacacgagaaaattactcccacgagatttttactccggagtaaaaatttcgtacgaaaaagttactccctttacgaaaaaagcactcccccatttcacgagaaaattactccccaagacaggtgagttccgagtaaacatttcgtacacaaatgttactcccctgacgaataaataacgaataaattacttcacccaaacacaagcaatttaacttcccatgccaggtgtacatttttactcccttgtcccctgttagtcttggtggtggaaggcgtGGAAGgcgtggaaggggtggagggagggtagcgcgacattcttGTGCGCGAGAGCACTTATTGgtattatcccttcgcccgcattcCATTTTTGcgaacgagatttttactggaagtaaaaaaaaatggggagtaacaatttcgtggagggagtaattttttcgtgccttggggagttcttttctcgtacaaaaagtgtactcggagtaagaatttcgtacgaaatatttactccggagtaaatttttcgtggagtaaaaatgtcgtgttacaccggcactgATACACGTTTGTTTCCTTGTTCAGTTTACAGTGTGGTCCCGGTGTTTAAAACTAgtgtgctttttttcttcttttttcataGGTCTTACACAGTAAACATGCAGACAGATCCCCAAAGCTCATGTGCTTGATTCATGctacttcaaatcttgttaaaaacCTTGATCTCCTGTGTAGAGCGGGATGTTTTGTTGTGTTCATTTTAAAAGTGACACCTTTGTCAATCGACTACATTAATTTAGGCAAAACAATCCCCTCTTCACCAATGAAAGCAGCCAGTCTGTTGGGTTTTGGTAAGTGTTCAACTGGAAGAATGCTCTTATTCCCCTATAAAAGCCTGGATAGATCTGTGGGGTTGAAATGATGGGTTATAAGAGAAGAACATCTTCTTTAAACTgttcaacaaaaaaagaagaaaaagcctGGCATAACTGCAACAAAATTCTTTTGATACCGCTCCTCGTCTAAAAAACAACCAGTTACTGCTTTTTCACGACAATATTGCTGAAGAGGAGACCGCAGGTTTCACAGATTGGACCAAGACAGCACTGCAGGCAAGTACCGAAGAACTTCTGAGCGCAGCCACAGTTGATCATGAAGACTCGCAGACAAGGAGTGATCTGCCAGACGTGTTGGAACGTGATGCAGGCAAACTCACAGCCCCAGCACAAGGCTAGCGGGATTCCGCAGAGAATGGCTAAGACGTTGTAGCAGCAGCCCTTAGCGCAGTTGAAGCAGCTGTAGGAACATCTCCACACGCAGTCAATGCTGTGAGCGCCGTCGGGTTCGGCTATGACATCCTCGAAAGCGACCTTgaaaaaacagaaaggaaaaaaaaaagagtaagaAATGGTTAAATTACCCCGGTTTTTTTTATCTCTGATTTCCGGGCACCTCCAAATTactgacataattatacaatcatacaatggaaacaaacaaacaaacagaaaaacaaacaaacaaaggaatgAATGCCCGAAGGAACGCAGGAACAcaggaacgaacgaacgaacgaacgaacgcaaaaaacgaacgaacgaacgaacaaacgaaaaATAAAACACGAATGAAAGAACGGTGGAATGAACAAAAAAAGAATCGAACTAATGAACGAAAGCATGCATGAtcgcacacgcacccacgcattctcgcataaacaaataaacacacaacaaacaaacaaataaacaaaacaaaaacccagtAAGGAACAGCAAAAAACACAAACGcaaccaaaacaaaaatccaaacaaacaaacaaacaaaacaaaacgaacaagtTTAAGTAAAACCAAATAAAACACAACTACACTGACAACAGAAACAGACcgacaatttaaaaaacaaacaagtcgcgtaaggcgaaattac of Littorina saxatilis isolate snail1 unplaced genomic scaffold, US_GU_Lsax_2.0 scaffold_358, whole genome shotgun sequence contains these proteins:
- the LOC138956300 gene encoding caveolin-3-like — translated: MQATEMDMQNRDPNNVNDHLKVAFEDVIAEPDGAHSIDCVWRCSYSCFNCAKGCCYNVLAILCGIPLALCWGCEFACITFQHVWQITPCLRVFMINCGCAQKFFGTCLQCCLGPICETCGLLFSNIVVKKQ